In Desulfomonilia bacterium, a single genomic region encodes these proteins:
- a CDS encoding single-stranded DNA-binding protein, which produces MAGSLNKVILIGRLGKDPEMRFTPSGRAVTNFTMATSDYWMDQNNERQERTEWHRIVVWSKLAETCAKILSKGKLVYIEGRLQTRSWDDRDGNKRYTTEIVANAMQILSPMDNSESKDFNDPGAASQEPEGFDDIPF; this is translated from the coding sequence ATGGCAGGTTCGCTCAATAAGGTAATTCTTATAGGAAGGCTAGGAAAGGACCCGGAAATGAGATTCACTCCGTCAGGAAGGGCCGTGACAAACTTTACAATGGCAACAAGTGACTACTGGATGGATCAGAACAACGAGCGTCAGGAAAGAACGGAGTGGCACAGGATAGTGGTATGGTCAAAACTTGCAGAGACTTGTGCAAAGATCTTATCCAAAGGCAAACTGGTTTATATTGAAGGCAGGCTTCAGACAAGGTCATGGGATGACCGTGACGGGAATAAACGCTATACGACGGAGATCGTAGCGAATGCGATGCAGATTTTGAGTCCGATGGATAATTCGGAATCAAAGGATTTCAACGATCCGGGAGCAGCATCTCAGGAGCCAGAGGGGTTTGATGACATTCCATTCTGA
- a CDS encoding tetratricopeptide repeat protein, with the protein MPMRNIYKTVSGNALIIVLILIAVVTALFFILPLGGTAGQIKESITSFVMRTPPRFISIEVKVNDEPRIIRAGQSLLIHGNETLVITGINANTFFKSYLNADIEGFGKQSELNQSISTTEIRNQLIDTGIRSIPIDIYYISHVIAKVPIEIEVGEDDFIKQLKTAKDANEQITILRNAFNAFPKNSFFIKQLEDLLTNKGDLQGLVSIYKKQLENDGLDENVLTKLTNTYIRLGLLDDAEKLNTDIIGNNQQTAHTYYRLALIAGARSDLDKKISYLEKGLLIDRKSNDIILELGRAYEEKGDKAKALELYKSISYESTSREVLIAVIQDAVKKKDYETAEPLLKKYIDLYPTDKNAVALLGKIMGNIGDPESQVEYYKKALALSPNDTVVMFNLGVAYEKAGNNKDALKTYSSLLKIKPGDPDALSRISSLYLKQGRNAEAYKYFSMLSGSKETKENLRGLVESSYALNDPQKTISACKKYLARYQDYDVALILAKTLEKVADTKYGSVKAKYVKDALDAYIAADKIKQTEAVEQKIIDLTKERRKLLKDLR; encoded by the coding sequence ATGCCTATGAGAAATATTTATAAAACCGTCTCAGGTAATGCACTTATAATTGTCCTGATTCTGATTGCTGTCGTGACAGCCCTTTTTTTTATCCTTCCTCTCGGGGGGACAGCAGGACAAATAAAAGAGTCCATCACGTCCTTTGTAATGAGGACACCGCCAAGATTCATATCCATTGAAGTCAAGGTTAATGATGAGCCCAGGATTATAAGGGCAGGACAGTCGCTTCTTATTCATGGAAACGAAACACTCGTTATTACCGGAATAAATGCCAATACATTTTTCAAAAGCTACCTTAATGCAGATATTGAAGGCTTCGGCAAACAGAGTGAACTGAATCAGAGTATTTCAACAACAGAGATAAGGAACCAGCTTATCGATACCGGTATCAGGTCGATCCCCATCGATATATATTACATCAGCCATGTCATTGCAAAGGTCCCTATTGAGATCGAGGTGGGAGAGGATGATTTTATTAAGCAGCTTAAAACAGCCAAAGATGCAAATGAACAGATCACGATCCTTAGAAATGCATTCAACGCCTTCCCCAAAAACAGCTTTTTCATAAAACAGCTTGAAGACTTGCTGACGAACAAGGGGGACCTTCAGGGCCTTGTCAGCATATATAAAAAGCAGCTGGAAAATGACGGCCTTGATGAAAACGTATTGACAAAGCTGACAAACACATACATCAGACTCGGCCTTCTTGATGATGCAGAGAAATTGAATACGGACATAATCGGCAACAACCAACAGACCGCCCATACCTATTACAGGCTGGCCTTGATTGCAGGGGCAAGGTCTGATCTGGACAAAAAAATTTCATATCTTGAAAAGGGCCTTCTTATAGACAGGAAAAGCAACGACATAATCCTTGAGCTGGGAAGAGCCTATGAAGAAAAAGGCGATAAGGCAAAAGCCCTCGAACTTTACAAATCCATCTCGTATGAATCCACCAGCAGGGAAGTGCTCATTGCGGTAATTCAGGATGCGGTAAAGAAAAAGGATTATGAAACGGCAGAGCCTCTGCTTAAAAAATATATAGATCTCTATCCTACAGATAAAAATGCAGTCGCTCTTCTGGGAAAGATAATGGGAAACATCGGTGATCCGGAGTCACAGGTGGAATATTACAAGAAGGCCCTGGCCCTGTCGCCGAATGACACCGTTGTAATGTTCAACCTTGGTGTAGCCTATGAGAAGGCAGGTAATAACAAGGACGCATTGAAAACATACAGTTCGCTTCTGAAAATAAAACCGGGTGACCCGGATGCCCTTTCAAGAATATCATCACTTTACCTTAAGCAGGGCCGCAATGCTGAAGCGTACAAGTACTTCAGCATGCTTTCCGGTTCGAAAGAGACAAAAGAAAACCTGAGAGGACTTGTTGAATCATCTTACGCATTGAATGATCCTCAGAAAACGATAAGCGCATGCAAAAAATACCTTGCCAGATATCAGGACTATGATGTTGCCTTGATACTGGCAAAAACCCTGGAAAAGGTCGCTGATACCAAATATGGCAGCGTTAAGGCAAAATATGTCAAGGACGCCCTTGATGCATATATAGCTGCTGACAAGATCAAGCAGACAGAAGCCGTCGAACAGAAAATTATCGACCTGACTAAAGAGAGAAGAAAACTTCTTAAGGATTTGAGGTAG
- a CDS encoding DNA polymerase III subunit delta', translating to MWKQIISHHNEIELLKSYVQTDKIPRTLLFSGMKGIGKSMVALEFFKALNCIASPAEPCDKCGSCIKAASGNHPDFIKIIPDGSEIKIDDIRRVLNELGLKPFLARYRVVVIEPAEMLNKSSANILLKSLEEPPNTTIFILISHKPGLLLPTIISRCQEITFKPIASDNSEINIDPVILRLTSGAIGGILDSDLEYVSFIRNKIINILHGSDPFSTAESVARKDGDIMIAFSIIESFIRDFMVAHLGSSHVINEEVLLLPLNNMDSYYFDSILKTLNEIRSMRDSSINLKTALSGIFYQMGDIIQR from the coding sequence ATGTGGAAACAAATAATAAGCCATCACAATGAAATAGAGCTTCTCAAATCTTATGTTCAGACAGACAAGATTCCACGGACACTTCTCTTTTCAGGTATGAAGGGGATAGGAAAAAGCATGGTGGCCCTTGAATTTTTCAAGGCGCTTAACTGCATTGCATCACCTGCAGAACCATGTGATAAATGCGGCAGTTGCATAAAAGCAGCCAGCGGGAATCACCCCGATTTCATTAAAATTATCCCGGATGGTTCTGAAATAAAAATAGACGATATCCGTAGAGTACTTAATGAACTCGGCCTGAAACCTTTTCTTGCAAGATACAGAGTCGTTGTCATAGAGCCGGCCGAGATGCTTAACAAATCCAGCGCCAACATACTTTTAAAATCCCTTGAAGAACCTCCCAATACTACAATATTCATTTTAATCAGCCATAAACCAGGCCTGCTGCTGCCGACAATTATTTCGAGATGTCAGGAGATCACATTCAAACCGATAGCATCTGACAATTCAGAGATTAATATTGATCCGGTCATCCTGAGACTGACCTCCGGTGCAATCGGAGGCATTCTTGACAGCGATCTTGAGTATGTTTCCTTTATAAGAAACAAAATAATCAATATTCTTCACGGCAGTGACCCTTTCAGTACTGCGGAATCCGTCGCAAGAAAAGACGGTGATATAATGATTGCATTTTCCATCATTGAATCTTTCATAAGGGATTTTATGGTTGCGCATCTCGGAAGCAGCCATGTCATCAATGAAGAAGTGCTTTTGCTTCCTCTAAACAATATGGACAGTTATTATTTTGATAGCATTTTAAAAACACTTAATGAAATCAGGTCTATGAGGGACAGTAGTATCAATCTGAAGACAGCCCTCAGCGGAATTTTTTACCAGATGGGCGATATAATACAAAGATGA
- a CDS encoding Smr/MutS family protein, translated as MKKEAGFNTPFDILKSVVSVKSKPEQDKTKKPEIKPQVTTDLTDEDVFNAAMAGTKRLEHNRITPEPADKVMYLDNISKSINSDNVEVMNVLRAIVSGGTRFDIRQTGEYVEGHIITLEPLIIEKLKNGELAVQSYLDLHGFMAEEAKEKVSLFVRNSYSMGYRCIMIIHGRGLKSHEGPVLKNHVINWLSSGPLSGYILAFCSARPCDGGTGAVYVLLKARPDKKKRIKRTA; from the coding sequence ATGAAAAAAGAGGCCGGATTCAATACACCGTTCGATATTCTTAAAAGCGTGGTGTCTGTCAAAAGCAAACCTGAACAGGATAAAACGAAAAAACCTGAGATAAAACCTCAAGTGACCACTGATCTAACTGATGAAGATGTCTTTAACGCGGCAATGGCTGGTACGAAGCGTCTGGAGCATAACAGGATCACACCTGAACCAGCGGATAAAGTGATGTATCTGGACAACATAAGCAAATCGATAAACTCTGATAATGTTGAAGTTATGAATGTTCTGAGGGCTATAGTAAGTGGCGGCACAAGGTTTGATATAAGGCAGACAGGGGAATATGTTGAAGGGCATATAATAACCCTTGAACCTTTGATAATTGAGAAATTGAAAAATGGAGAACTGGCCGTGCAGTCTTATCTGGATCTTCATGGTTTTATGGCTGAAGAGGCTAAAGAAAAAGTCTCTCTGTTTGTCAGAAACAGTTATTCAATGGGGTACCGGTGCATTATGATTATTCATGGCCGTGGTCTTAAATCCCATGAAGGCCCTGTTCTCAAAAATCATGTCATCAACTGGCTGTCTTCAGGGCCCCTCTCCGGATATATTCTGGCATTCTGTTCGGCCAGACCTTGCGACGGCGGTACAGGTGCAGTGTACGTACTTTTAAAAGCAAGGCCTGATAAAAAAAAGAGGATAAAAAGAACAGCATAG
- a CDS encoding LysR family transcriptional regulator yields MNIHQVRIFYIAAQTLSITKTAKKLHLSQPSVSIQIKDLEDSLNVRLFDRISRKISLTDAGQVFYEYSGRIISLIEETKAVMSEFGTGDKGKIIIGAPNTIGIYILPRFLGKFKELFPKAEISLHSLNRQEATDQVLSGEIDFAFVQMIPKHPDLKSEFFMKDELVIICSNKHKWAKLPYLTIEKIKEEPVEVIAREEGSGTRDIIDYMSRKYNIEVKIAMELTSTEAVKASVEANLGVAILSRNVVSREVREGSLSALTVKGIDSHREFFIVYNKKRKFMSMMKKFYEFMLETRNTIEE; encoded by the coding sequence ATGAATATTCATCAGGTAAGAATTTTTTATATAGCTGCTCAAACTCTTAGTATTACAAAAACGGCAAAAAAACTTCACCTTTCACAGCCTTCGGTTAGCATCCAGATAAAAGATCTCGAAGATTCCCTTAATGTTAGACTGTTTGACAGAATAAGCAGGAAAATATCACTGACCGATGCAGGACAGGTGTTTTATGAATACTCTGGAAGGATAATTTCTCTTATTGAAGAAACCAAAGCGGTGATGAGCGAGTTCGGGACCGGCGATAAAGGAAAAATTATTATTGGCGCCCCGAACACAATAGGTATCTATATACTCCCGCGTTTTCTTGGAAAGTTCAAAGAACTTTTCCCGAAAGCCGAAATATCTCTTCATTCATTAAACAGACAGGAAGCAACAGATCAGGTACTTTCAGGTGAAATTGACTTTGCATTTGTGCAGATGATTCCAAAGCATCCTGACCTTAAATCAGAATTTTTCATGAAGGATGAACTCGTCATTATCTGTTCGAACAAACACAAATGGGCAAAACTTCCTTATCTGACTATTGAAAAAATCAAAGAAGAGCCTGTCGAGGTTATCGCCAGGGAAGAAGGTTCAGGAACAAGAGACATTATCGACTACATGAGCAGGAAATACAATATCGAAGTCAAGATTGCCATGGAACTGACAAGTACTGAAGCTGTCAAGGCATCTGTGGAAGCCAATCTTGGCGTTGCTATCCTGTCAAGAAACGTGGTCAGCAGGGAGGTCAGAGAAGGATCTCTGTCAGCTCTTACAGTTAAAGGCATCGATTCGCATAGAGAATTTTTCATTGTTTACAATAAGAAGCGCAAGTTTATGTCTATGATGAAAAAATTCTATGAATTCATGCTTGAAACCAGGAACACTATAGAGGAATGA
- a CDS encoding cation diffusion facilitator family transporter, producing the protein MPSKKSDNYIKKTRVATLSVASNSILVLLKLIVGIMIGSVSIISEAIHSGVDLLAAVIALFSVRTSGIPADRKHPWGHGKIENISGTIEAILIFLAAAWIIYEAIHKLINPTGVGETGLGVIVMLISVTVNIIVSHNLFKVGKETDSVALMADAWHLRTDVYTSGGVMIGMAALYIDDIMKLPFNLHWVDPVAAMVVALMIIKAAFQLTRESAKDLLDAGLPSSEINWIRELVIMHRPQVLGLHQLRTRKAGHFRFVEFHLMVDPNMTVEASHEITDDLTMHISEHFPDTSVTIHVEPCNDKCTPKCVEGCFLNESERRNQLKF; encoded by the coding sequence ATGCCCTCCAAAAAGTCTGATAATTACATAAAAAAAACAAGGGTTGCCACTCTATCCGTTGCATCGAACTCAATTCTTGTTCTTTTGAAGCTCATAGTCGGCATAATGATCGGATCAGTGTCGATCATATCGGAAGCGATACACTCAGGAGTTGACCTTCTCGCTGCGGTGATTGCATTGTTTTCAGTACGCACATCAGGTATCCCTGCAGACAGGAAGCATCCCTGGGGTCACGGCAAGATTGAGAATATATCGGGAACCATTGAAGCCATCCTTATATTTCTAGCTGCTGCCTGGATCATTTATGAAGCAATCCACAAACTCATCAACCCGACAGGTGTCGGTGAAACCGGTCTGGGCGTTATTGTAATGCTCATATCGGTTACGGTGAACATTATTGTTTCGCATAACCTTTTCAAAGTCGGAAAAGAGACCGATTCAGTGGCCCTTATGGCGGATGCGTGGCATTTGAGGACCGATGTCTATACATCGGGCGGCGTCATGATCGGAATGGCAGCCCTATACATCGATGATATTATGAAACTCCCCTTCAACCTCCACTGGGTTGACCCTGTTGCAGCTATGGTTGTCGCACTCATGATAATCAAAGCCGCTTTCCAACTCACCAGGGAATCTGCAAAGGATCTGTTGGATGCAGGTCTGCCTTCTTCTGAGATAAATTGGATCCGCGAGCTTGTAATCATGCACAGGCCACAGGTCCTCGGGCTTCATCAACTGCGCACCAGAAAAGCAGGCCACTTCAGATTTGTGGAATTTCATCTCATGGTCGATCCTAACATGACGGTGGAGGCCTCTCATGAAATTACCGATGACCTTACAATGCACATTTCCGAACACTTTCCCGACACAAGCGTTACAATTCATGTCGAGCCGTGCAACGATAAATGTACACCGAAATGTGTCGAAGGCTGCTTTTTGAACGAATCAGAACGAAGAAATCAGCTTAAGTTTTAA
- a CDS encoding substrate-binding domain-containing protein, whose translation MSKEMMNTKEVASYLEIHEKQVYALIKESKLPCTKATGKWIFPKHMIDSWIEDNARAGMHQAKEKAARVPGALLAAGSNDPVLDLLLSKIRLLYPDIFIFSANTGSSQGLTALGNGLVDIAWSHLFDKETGQYTIPFISRLAPGLDAVVVNMFTRETGIVTSAENPEHIKTIADFGRENIRIINRQTGSGTRLLLDDLIEKAHIEPSSIYGYDNTVFTHLEVGLAVLSGNADAGIATGSVASMLGLNFVPLSNEKFDMVLFRDNFFKRQVQALISVLRSDEFKNQAYAFGHYDFKNSGMVVWPEK comes from the coding sequence ATGTCAAAAGAAATGATGAATACAAAAGAGGTTGCCTCCTACCTCGAAATACACGAAAAACAGGTTTACGCCCTAATAAAGGAAAGCAAGCTCCCGTGCACCAAGGCTACCGGAAAATGGATTTTCCCGAAGCACATGATCGATTCATGGATTGAAGATAATGCCAGGGCCGGAATGCACCAGGCAAAGGAAAAGGCCGCCCGTGTGCCGGGTGCTCTCCTTGCCGCCGGCAGCAACGATCCGGTTCTCGATCTCCTGCTTTCAAAAATCAGATTATTATATCCTGACATCTTCATATTCTCTGCCAACACCGGGAGTTCTCAGGGACTCACCGCGCTGGGGAATGGCCTGGTCGATATTGCATGGTCTCACCTGTTCGATAAGGAAACCGGACAATATACAATCCCTTTCATTTCAAGGTTAGCACCGGGTCTTGATGCAGTAGTTGTGAACATGTTTACACGGGAGACAGGCATTGTAACATCCGCTGAAAACCCTGAACATATAAAAACAATAGCTGATTTCGGCAGAGAAAATATCAGGATAATAAACCGCCAGACAGGTTCAGGCACAAGGCTTCTGCTTGATGACCTTATCGAAAAGGCTCATATCGAGCCCTCATCGATATATGGTTATGACAATACGGTTTTTACCCATCTGGAAGTTGGACTCGCCGTGTTGTCTGGAAATGCAGATGCAGGTATCGCCACAGGTTCGGTTGCATCCATGCTGGGGCTTAATTTCGTTCCGCTTTCAAATGAAAAATTCGACATGGTGCTTTTCAGAGATAATTTTTTCAAACGCCAGGTTCAGGCCCTGATATCTGTTTTAAGGTCCGATGAATTCAAAAACCAGGCTTATGCATTCGGGCATTACGATTTTAAAAACTCGGGCATGGTTGTTTGGCCTGAAAAATAA
- a CDS encoding substrate-binding domain-containing protein, which produces MKKQFLTVFIALFTALMLAAPAQAASADKTVILATTTSTQDTGLLDELLPIFEKETGYFVKTIAVGSGQAIAMGKRGEADVLLVHSPDAEKEFVDAGNGINRKLVMHNDFIIIGPSADPAKIKSAKTAKEAMKLIADSGSLFISRGDNSGTHVKEKNLWKAAGINPEGQKWYQQTGLGMGQTLNIAAEKNGYTLTDRGTYLSLKKNLGLVILCEGDKSLLNIYHVIEVNPAKFPKVNAAGAQAFSDFMVSKKTQAFIEKFGVKKYGSPLFFPDAGKAE; this is translated from the coding sequence ATGAAAAAGCAATTTCTGACTGTATTCATTGCCCTTTTTACTGCGTTAATGCTTGCCGCACCGGCTCAGGCGGCATCTGCCGACAAGACCGTCATCCTCGCGACAACGACAAGCACACAGGACACAGGCCTTCTTGACGAACTTCTGCCCATATTCGAAAAAGAAACCGGCTATTTTGTCAAAACAATAGCAGTCGGCTCGGGTCAGGCAATAGCAATGGGCAAAAGGGGCGAGGCGGACGTACTGCTTGTTCATTCCCCTGATGCGGAAAAAGAGTTCGTGGATGCAGGAAACGGAATAAACCGTAAGCTTGTCATGCACAATGATTTCATAATTATCGGACCCTCGGCAGACCCAGCCAAAATAAAATCAGCCAAAACAGCAAAGGAAGCAATGAAGCTCATAGCCGACAGCGGCTCTTTGTTCATTTCCCGAGGCGACAATTCAGGTACGCATGTAAAGGAAAAGAACCTCTGGAAAGCGGCGGGCATAAACCCTGAAGGCCAGAAATGGTATCAGCAGACCGGACTCGGTATGGGACAGACACTCAATATCGCAGCCGAAAAGAACGGCTATACCCTTACGGACAGAGGCACATACCTCTCATTGAAGAAAAACCTCGGACTGGTCATCCTCTGTGAGGGTGATAAAAGCCTGCTCAATATTTATCATGTGATCGAGGTCAATCCCGCAAAGTTCCCGAAAGTAAATGCGGCAGGAGCCCAGGCGTTCTCCGACTTCATGGTCTCAAAAAAAACCCAAGCCTTTATAGAAAAATTCGGCGTGAAAAAATACGGTTCACCACTGTTCTTCCCTGACGCAGGCAAAGCCGAATAG
- a CDS encoding ABC transporter permease, with translation MDLIIKGIWQAIVLLFSFDPEVIGITLLTLKVSGLATFISLFLGIGFGMLIGLNNFPGRQLIISTINTGMGLPPVVVGLFVTIFLWRNGPLGSLGLLYTPSAIIIAQAVIATPIIMGLSIAAIQNLPEKMRLQILGLGATRAQMLWMLAKEARLPLMAAIMAGFGGVISEVGASIMVGGNIKGYTRVLTTATVMETGKGNFDIAIALGVILLLITFLINLGLTLIQQRKRPR, from the coding sequence ATGGATTTAATCATTAAAGGCATATGGCAGGCTATTGTCCTGCTTTTTTCTTTTGACCCTGAAGTAATCGGGATAACACTGCTTACGCTTAAGGTTTCGGGGCTCGCTACATTTATAAGCCTTTTTTTAGGTATAGGCTTCGGAATGCTTATAGGCCTGAACAATTTCCCGGGCAGACAGCTCATCATAAGCACAATCAACACAGGCATGGGGCTGCCCCCTGTTGTAGTAGGTCTTTTCGTCACCATCTTTTTATGGAGAAACGGCCCTCTTGGAAGCTTGGGGCTTCTTTATACGCCTTCTGCAATAATCATCGCACAGGCTGTTATTGCCACACCCATAATCATGGGCCTTTCCATAGCAGCCATACAGAATCTTCCAGAAAAGATGCGCCTGCAGATATTGGGGCTAGGCGCAACCAGGGCGCAGATGCTGTGGATGCTTGCAAAGGAAGCAAGGCTGCCGTTGATGGCAGCCATCATGGCAGGCTTCGGGGGAGTTATCTCTGAAGTAGGGGCCTCCATCATGGTAGGCGGAAATATAAAAGGTTATACACGGGTGCTTACTACTGCGACCGTCATGGAAACAGGGAAAGGAAATTTCGACATAGCGATAGCATTAGGGGTTATCCTGCTCCTGATAACATTCCTTATAAACCTCGGACTCACTTTGATACAACAGAGGAAACGTCCCAGATGA
- a CDS encoding ABC transporter ATP-binding protein: MSTQSPLLSIESFKVSRGGVEVVNVNRLDIEKGSHLTLIGPNGAGKSSLLLAAAGLLKPSSGTIRFRGERVSRNKDMLDYRRSTACIFQEALLFDTSVYANISSGLRFRKASRKDINEMVNLQAERFGIAHLLKRSARTLSGGEAQRVSLARAFAVMPDIIFMDEPFSALDKPTRDTLIDDFGKVLKETGTTAVMVTHDQDEALRLSTEIAVMDKGIIVQRGAPVDVMNHPENEFIASFMGMESLIEGIVKSSENNMIVGETANKQLAAIGRAEPGERVLLGIRPENITVSTSRDLQTSARNVFAGTITRIVPKSFYLKVDIDCGFSLTAYVTENSAAELMLKEGSKVTASFKATGVHVIKKPVR; the protein is encoded by the coding sequence ATGAGCACACAATCTCCATTGCTTTCAATAGAATCATTCAAGGTCTCCCGTGGCGGGGTCGAGGTCGTTAACGTAAACAGACTGGATATAGAAAAGGGCTCACATCTTACACTCATAGGCCCCAACGGAGCAGGCAAGTCAAGCCTGTTGCTCGCCGCCGCAGGCCTGCTAAAGCCTTCTTCCGGAACAATACGTTTCAGGGGCGAAAGGGTATCCCGCAATAAAGACATGCTTGACTACAGGCGTTCTACAGCCTGCATCTTCCAGGAGGCTCTTCTTTTTGACACGAGCGTCTACGCAAATATTTCATCAGGTCTGAGGTTCAGGAAGGCAAGCAGGAAGGACATAAATGAAATGGTCAATCTTCAGGCGGAACGTTTCGGTATCGCTCATCTTTTAAAGCGCTCTGCAAGAACACTTTCAGGCGGTGAAGCGCAAAGGGTAAGTCTGGCTCGCGCCTTTGCTGTCATGCCGGACATTATATTCATGGATGAGCCTTTTTCGGCGCTCGACAAGCCTACCCGAGATACATTGATCGACGATTTCGGAAAAGTTCTAAAGGAAACCGGAACAACTGCCGTTATGGTTACACATGACCAGGACGAGGCATTAAGACTTTCGACCGAAATCGCGGTAATGGATAAAGGGATAATAGTTCAGAGAGGCGCCCCGGTGGATGTAATGAACCATCCTGAAAACGAATTCATAGCATCCTTCATGGGCATGGAAAGCCTGATAGAAGGCATAGTGAAATCGTCAGAAAACAACATGATTGTTGGAGAAACAGCGAACAAGCAGCTTGCAGCCATAGGCCGGGCAGAGCCGGGAGAGAGAGTTCTGCTGGGAATAAGACCGGAAAACATAACTGTCTCGACTTCCCGGGATCTTCAAACAAGCGCAAGGAACGTTTTTGCCGGTACGATAACCCGTATCGTGCCGAAAAGCTTTTATCTGAAGGTAGATATAGACTGTGGTTTTTCCCTGACCGCTTATGTAACTGAAAATTCGGCAGCCGAATTGATGCTCAAGGAAGGCAGTAAAGTGACCGCATCATTCAAGGCCACAGGGGTTCATGTGATAAAAAAACCGGTAAGATGA
- a CDS encoding TOBE domain-containing protein yields the protein MKISARNVLKGKVVKFSKGAVNAEIVIEMAGGAKVTSIITLESAKTLGIAEGKDVYAIIKASDVMVGID from the coding sequence ATGAAAATCAGCGCAAGAAACGTTCTAAAAGGAAAAGTCGTCAAGTTTTCGAAGGGCGCCGTCAATGCCGAGATCGTGATTGAAATGGCGGGCGGAGCAAAGGTGACTTCCATCATTACACTCGAATCAGCCAAGACGCTGGGTATAGCTGAAGGCAAGGATGTCTATGCAATCATAAAGGCGTCCGATGTCATGGTGGGAATTGATTAA